Proteins encoded together in one Chryseobacterium sp. G0201 window:
- the frr gene encoding ribosome recycling factor, whose amino-acid sequence MEELDLIVETVKQDMEAAIKHLDHAFQRIRAGRASTSMVQDVMVEYYGAPTPINQVANVSVPDAMTISIQPWDRTAIGAIEKAIINSNLGFAPSNNGENIILNVPPLTEERRRDLAKQAKAETEDTKIVVRNARQNGLKELKRLEGVSEDVIKGVEEDIQTLTDKHVKACDDHLKVKEAEIMKV is encoded by the coding sequence ATGGAAGAATTAGATCTTATAGTAGAAACTGTAAAACAAGACATGGAGGCAGCTATTAAGCATTTGGATCATGCATTTCAAAGAATTAGAGCAGGACGTGCATCTACATCTATGGTTCAGGATGTTATGGTAGAATATTACGGAGCTCCGACTCCTATTAACCAAGTTGCAAACGTTTCTGTTCCTGATGCTATGACTATCTCTATTCAACCTTGGGATAGAACTGCAATTGGCGCGATAGAAAAAGCTATTATCAACTCTAACTTAGGTTTTGCACCTTCTAACAACGGGGAAAATATTATCCTTAACGTACCGCCTTTAACAGAGGAAAGAAGAAGAGATTTGGCAAAACAGGCTAAAGCAGAAACTGAAGATACAAAAATCGTTGTAAGAAACGCAAGACAAAATGGTTTGAAAGAACTTAAAAGATTGGAAGGTGTTTCTGAGGACGTTATAAAAGGAGTGGAAGAAGATATCCAGACTCTTACAGACAAGCACGTAAAGGCTTGCGACGACCATCTTAAAGTAAAAGAAGCTGAAATTATGAAAGTATAA
- the porQ gene encoding type IX secretion system protein PorQ, translated as MKKIVIFSLFLSGIVSFAQTGTNVYPFLNIPVSARQAALGGDAITIRDYDVSFAIANPALLNKDSDKQLSVNGAAYLADSKYGTIAFAKDFENGHMATINARYMSYGDIPRTDESGFENGNFTASDVAVGAGYAYQFEEDWTIGGGINFITSKIDTYTSSAIGGNFGVTYHNKKRKEVVSVVARNFGYQFKSFNGTRENLPFRVDLGYTKILTAIPLAITITAHDLQQFDISSDYNVNGQEVNVGRKIADHFSIGAELFPEKGFNIRLGYNVKRGNELAVADQRNFSGISGGFGIKIAKFRIDYAHVRYHNSSNVNQIGVSLDLSGHRY; from the coding sequence TTGAAGAAAATTGTCATTTTTTCATTATTTCTGTCAGGAATTGTTTCTTTTGCACAAACAGGAACAAATGTTTACCCATTCTTAAATATTCCTGTATCTGCCCGACAAGCGGCCTTGGGTGGAGATGCAATTACCATAAGAGATTATGATGTTTCCTTTGCTATTGCAAACCCAGCGTTACTGAATAAAGATTCTGATAAACAGCTCTCCGTGAACGGTGCTGCGTATCTAGCCGACTCAAAATACGGAACGATAGCTTTCGCCAAAGATTTTGAAAATGGTCACATGGCCACGATCAATGCAAGGTATATGAGTTATGGTGACATCCCGAGAACGGATGAAAGTGGTTTTGAGAACGGAAATTTTACAGCTTCAGACGTTGCTGTGGGAGCCGGATATGCGTATCAGTTTGAAGAAGACTGGACGATCGGTGGAGGAATCAACTTCATCACTTCAAAAATTGATACTTATACATCTTCTGCCATCGGAGGAAATTTCGGTGTTACTTATCACAATAAGAAACGTAAAGAAGTTGTTTCCGTAGTTGCTAGAAACTTTGGATATCAGTTCAAATCTTTCAACGGGACGAGAGAGAATCTTCCGTTCAGAGTAGATTTAGGGTATACTAAAATTTTGACAGCGATTCCTTTGGCGATTACCATTACTGCTCATGATCTGCAGCAATTTGACATTTCTTCCGACTATAATGTAAATGGTCAGGAGGTGAATGTTGGACGAAAAATTGCCGATCACTTCTCTATCGGAGCAGAACTATTCCCTGAAAAAGGTTTTAACATCAGATTGGGTTATAACGTTAAAAGAGGAAACGAATTGGCTGTTGCGGATCAAAGAAATTTTTCGGGAATTTCCGGAGGTTTTGGGATCAAAATTGCAAAATTCAGGATTGATTATGCTCACGTAAGATATCATAACTCTTCAAATGTTAACCAAATAGGAGTTTCTTTGGATCTTAGCGGACACAGATATTAA
- a CDS encoding LolA family protein has protein sequence MKNSISKIILGGFVIGAVGFTSAQKIDAKAKKILDDITANYKSKKNTYFKFSFGSGVNGAVGKTEPGIYYAAGDKYKLKIMDTEQIFDGSKIYNINTEDMEVTVAKPNASSTMFSPINYLSTYRNDYNVTYDGKKNVNGVNTDFIKLTPVKANGLKYVYIFVDSAKKQMVKLEQHGNNKDVAVIAIKEYKENQALDANMFVFDKNKYKNYVITEL, from the coding sequence ATGAAAAACAGTATTTCAAAAATAATATTAGGAGGATTTGTAATAGGAGCAGTTGGATTTACCAGTGCACAAAAAATTGATGCTAAGGCTAAAAAAATATTAGACGACATCACAGCAAATTATAAGTCTAAAAAGAACACCTATTTTAAGTTTTCTTTCGGTAGTGGAGTAAACGGGGCGGTTGGAAAAACAGAGCCGGGAATTTATTATGCCGCAGGAGACAAATACAAATTGAAGATCATGGATACGGAACAAATCTTCGACGGAAGTAAAATTTACAACATCAATACAGAAGATATGGAGGTTACTGTTGCAAAACCAAACGCAAGCAGCACTATGTTCTCCCCTATCAACTATCTTTCTACCTACAGAAATGATTATAATGTAACGTATGATGGAAAGAAAAATGTAAACGGAGTAAATACAGATTTCATTAAATTAACTCCCGTAAAAGCAAACGGATTAAAATATGTCTACATTTTTGTAGATTCTGCTAAAAAACAAATGGTAAAACTAGAACAGCATGGAAATAACAAAGACGTTGCTGTAATAGCCATTAAAGAATATAAAGAAAATCAGGCTCTTGATGCCAATATGTTTGTATTTGATAAGAATAAATACAAAAATTACGTTATCACAGAACTATAA
- a CDS encoding phosphoribosyl-ATP pyrophosphatase produces the protein MGRNYDSLKELRIKKNLLKGEINDLENLLTFKNTKESLSAFTNGLTDQYLQEKVDEDGDEKIVLRKDVIAKQLTSEVKDMFVNRNTAMGIASSALKGNAMDSLIKLGITALVGNYAKKNMSSSNWKKKLLGAALIYIAPIALKFFRKKLESYQKNKSVSSLEQLI, from the coding sequence ATGGGCAGAAACTACGACAGCTTAAAAGAATTAAGAATCAAGAAAAATTTATTGAAAGGTGAAATCAATGATTTGGAAAATCTTTTGACTTTTAAAAATACAAAAGAAAGTTTAAGCGCATTTACCAATGGTTTAACAGATCAATATCTGCAGGAAAAGGTAGATGAAGACGGTGATGAAAAAATTGTTCTCAGAAAAGATGTTATTGCGAAACAATTGACCTCCGAGGTTAAAGATATGTTTGTCAATAGAAATACTGCCATGGGAATTGCAAGTTCTGCACTAAAAGGAAATGCAATGGATAGTCTTATAAAACTGGGAATCACTGCTTTGGTAGGGAATTATGCAAAGAAAAATATGAGCAGTTCTAATTGGAAGAAGAAACTTCTGGGCGCAGCATTGATTTACATCGCTCCTATCGCCTTGAAATTTTTTCGAAAAAAATTAGAAAGCTATCAGAAAAATAAAAGTGTTTCAAGTTTGGAACAGCTTATATAA
- a CDS encoding TrmH family RNA methyltransferase: MLTAHTIKILQSLDKKKFRQKYNLFLVEGNKIICELPNSNFKIKEIFSTDPQKLERTDVPITHVSENELKKISFLKNPKDSVAVCYLKKEEIFEDKNFQLVLDGIQDPGNLGTIIRLADWFGIQQIICSEDTVDVYNPKVIMSTMGSFTRVNMVYTDLVEYLSSTKNINIGTDMEGENIYTFEKPEKMNLILGNEGNGMRPETEKLLQKSISIPRFGKSQSTESLNVSMAAGIILGQLFRVGE; the protein is encoded by the coding sequence ATGCTTACAGCTCATACAATAAAAATTTTACAGTCTTTAGATAAAAAGAAGTTCAGACAAAAATACAATTTGTTTTTGGTTGAAGGTAATAAAATCATTTGCGAACTTCCCAATTCTAATTTTAAAATTAAAGAAATATTTTCAACCGATCCGCAAAAATTGGAACGTACGGATGTTCCCATCACTCATGTGTCTGAAAATGAGTTGAAAAAAATTAGTTTCCTAAAAAATCCAAAAGATTCTGTGGCCGTTTGCTATCTAAAAAAAGAAGAAATATTTGAGGATAAAAATTTTCAGCTTGTTTTGGATGGGATTCAGGATCCCGGAAATTTGGGTACGATCATTCGATTGGCAGACTGGTTCGGAATACAGCAGATTATCTGTAGTGAAGATACTGTGGATGTTTATAATCCAAAGGTTATTATGTCGACTATGGGCTCTTTTACAAGGGTAAATATGGTTTATACTGATTTGGTTGAATATCTTTCATCCACAAAAAATATAAATATCGGAACTGATATGGAAGGCGAAAATATCTATACTTTCGAAAAACCTGAAAAAATGAATCTTATTTTAGGAAACGAAGGCAATGGAATGCGCCCCGAAACAGAAAAATTACTTCAAAAAAGCATCAGTATCCCAAGGTTCGGAAAATCACAGTCAACAGAAAGTCTGAATGTTTCTATGGCTGCAGGGATTATTTTAGGACAACTCTTTAGAGTAGGAGAGTAA
- a CDS encoding BamA/TamA family outer membrane protein: MSCKHYKNSPQKYYKIISFATFVGLLYACSTTKKVPDGEYLLTQNNFEFEDKKELFDGELKNYVQQKPNKKQFLFMPLSLWLYNAANPKYDTILNEYMTYPNEMRDQKLRDSLFIKYNMKSSVGKSLLIDRLYHNWGSPPIILDQTKTEKSAQSIEKRLTYRGYWDAEVKFKHALDSASKKAAVTYFITHKEPSLIKEYYYNIPDPKVKNIYQQKIHETLIRSGKILDQTVLEKEVTRINDIMREYGYYKFNNLNDEVYFVADSLKSRKQIPLTLEIHKDSIDTPYKVATIGNIDVAIVDEAGDYLKNTKKDSLRGIRFHKVNDEYKTRSIWRSIIVGSKQVYDQKKLDLTKRNLLSMNNFSIIKAKDSLRRGGGTSPNDSIVDVIYLLKPLPKYELKLGTDINYSQLLNLGVSPSVDLTTRNVFNGAENLSTSLSGTFGSIRSTKDISKRVLAYEISAQASLNFPRLLLPFDYYKFLPKRYSPTSSIVLGAAVQNNIGLGRVNFNTGLNYFATVNDKVSHRLTLFNTQLSLTKNKDAYYDYFVNDGIIRDEVFNNYFQSRPMVGQEYASGQLTSDEVSEKILKDQEYRGTLDQAGADRLIAFTGTLINKDRQTQDVIISSMIYNFVYNEIGKKDYPNAFYFNGKVEFAGNILSIFNQKRNDGGIVTSPERTIFGIPYAQFVKFDFDVRKYFKFSNNQTLVLRQFIGLGIPYGNSSSMPVIRSYFNGGSNDIRAWVAYGGLGPSDSQVDERVRTYMTDNVKLTTNIEYRIPFNEMYEGAIFTDIGNTWSLRNQNDGYGDEFKFNKFLGQMGVGSGFGLRVNVAYITLRLDFAYKIYDPNKPDGDRWRIKDFQPFKPTLNIAFGYPF, encoded by the coding sequence ATGAGCTGTAAGCATTATAAGAATTCTCCTCAAAAATATTATAAAATTATATCATTTGCAACATTTGTTGGCCTTCTTTATGCTTGTAGTACAACAAAGAAAGTTCCGGATGGTGAATATCTGCTTACACAAAACAATTTTGAGTTTGAAGATAAGAAAGAACTTTTTGACGGTGAACTGAAAAATTACGTTCAGCAAAAACCAAATAAAAAGCAGTTTCTTTTTATGCCTTTAAGTTTATGGCTGTACAATGCTGCTAATCCTAAGTACGATACGATTCTTAACGAGTACATGACCTACCCAAATGAAATGAGAGATCAAAAATTACGTGATTCTCTTTTTATTAAGTATAATATGAAAAGTAGCGTCGGGAAAAGTCTTTTAATAGACAGATTGTATCATAACTGGGGATCACCGCCTATAATTTTAGACCAGACAAAAACTGAAAAAAGTGCGCAATCTATTGAAAAAAGATTGACGTATCGTGGTTATTGGGATGCAGAAGTAAAGTTTAAACATGCTTTAGATTCAGCTTCTAAAAAAGCAGCCGTAACCTATTTTATTACACATAAAGAACCTTCTCTTATCAAAGAATATTATTATAATATTCCGGATCCGAAAGTTAAAAATATTTATCAGCAAAAAATCCATGAAACTCTTATAAGATCAGGTAAAATCCTTGATCAAACTGTTCTTGAAAAAGAGGTTACAAGAATTAATGATATTATGAGAGAATATGGTTATTATAAGTTTAATAACCTTAATGATGAAGTGTATTTTGTTGCCGATTCTTTAAAGAGCAGAAAACAGATTCCTCTTACTTTAGAAATTCATAAAGATTCTATTGATACACCTTATAAGGTCGCTACAATAGGAAATATAGACGTTGCTATAGTTGATGAGGCTGGTGATTATCTTAAAAATACAAAGAAAGACAGCTTAAGAGGTATCAGATTTCATAAAGTTAATGATGAATACAAAACCCGCTCGATCTGGAGATCGATAATTGTTGGAAGCAAACAGGTTTATGATCAAAAAAAATTAGATCTTACTAAGAGAAATCTTTTATCGATGAACAATTTCAGCATCATAAAAGCAAAAGACTCTTTAAGACGTGGCGGCGGAACATCTCCCAACGACAGTATTGTTGATGTAATATATTTACTGAAACCGCTTCCAAAATATGAATTGAAATTAGGAACTGATATTAATTATTCTCAGTTATTGAACTTAGGAGTTTCTCCTTCAGTAGATTTAACAACAAGAAATGTTTTCAACGGTGCAGAAAATCTTTCAACAAGTCTTTCCGGAACTTTTGGTTCGATTAGAAGTACGAAAGATATCAGCAAACGTGTTTTGGCGTATGAAATTTCGGCACAGGCATCATTAAATTTCCCGAGGCTGTTGCTTCCTTTTGATTATTATAAATTTCTTCCTAAAAGATATAGCCCGACCTCTTCTATTGTCTTAGGAGCTGCGGTTCAGAATAATATTGGTTTGGGTAGAGTTAACTTTAATACCGGTTTAAATTATTTTGCGACAGTAAACGACAAAGTTTCTCACAGACTTACGCTTTTCAATACACAACTGAGTTTAACAAAGAATAAAGATGCTTATTATGATTATTTTGTAAATGACGGTATAATAAGAGATGAAGTTTTTAATAATTATTTTCAGTCTAGGCCTATGGTCGGACAGGAATATGCTTCAGGACAACTTACAAGTGATGAGGTTTCAGAGAAGATATTGAAGGATCAAGAATACCGTGGAACATTAGATCAGGCAGGAGCCGACCGTTTAATCGCATTTACAGGAACACTAATAAATAAAGACAGACAGACGCAGGATGTTATTATTTCTTCAATGATTTATAATTTCGTTTATAATGAAATTGGTAAAAAAGATTATCCCAATGCGTTTTATTTTAATGGAAAAGTAGAGTTTGCAGGTAATATTTTAAGTATATTCAATCAGAAAAGAAATGATGGAGGTATTGTAACAAGTCCTGAGAGAACCATTTTCGGGATTCCTTACGCTCAATTTGTCAAATTTGATTTTGATGTAAGAAAATATTTCAAATTCAGCAACAACCAAACTTTGGTATTGCGACAGTTCATAGGTCTGGGTATTCCTTATGGGAACTCCTCTTCAATGCCTGTGATCAGGTCTTACTTCAATGGTGGTTCCAACGATATCAGAGCTTGGGTTGCTTACGGAGGTCTTGGACCATCTGATTCTCAGGTTGATGAAAGAGTTCGTACTTACATGACAGACAATGTAAAACTAACTACAAATATCGAATACAGAATCCCTTTTAATGAAATGTATGAAGGTGCCATTTTTACGGATATCGGTAATACATGGAGCCTTCGTAACCAAAATGACGGTTATGGAGATGAATTTAAATTCAATAAATTCTTAGGGCAAATGGGTGTTGGTAGTGGTTTCGGGTTAAGGGTAAATGTGGCTTATATTACGCTTAGACTAGATTTTGCCTATAAAATTTATGATCCCAATAAACCTGATGGTGATAGATGGAGAATTAAAGATTTCCAGCCATTCAAACCAACACTGAATATTGCATTCGGATATCCTTTCTAA
- a CDS encoding LptF/LptG family permease: protein MLKILDRYIIKTFFGPFFFIFSVLFFIFIVNIIWVQLGQFMGKGLSYWQILKLLFYLGVSVISMVLPLTILLASIMSFGEFGERYELAAMKAAGISLTRVMMPLLGVSTALAIMLFFFSNNIIPDFQRKAKNMLFNIAQTKPALNFTPGQFIDQLPGYMVKFDKIYGENGENIEGVFVHRKASTYENQQSIVAQKGKFVPAANKNYLKLVLYNGYIFEDDFGGKGDNVRLKQPDQAIKFDTLTSHFDISEIINKAIEEEQITDDYRFQTFNQLNKTIDKSKKDNEIFFISASNDALNQANSVITYMDQNKSKAVPKAQIKLDTVKSDKKLDMIYNAHNRLDNLKTTLETKNNDISPNVKYFSKVVIYQQRIVTYSFTCIIFFLIGASLGSIIRKGGMGLPVIIAIVIFIIFYIINVGVENIAWAGKMNPYLAAWLPNIILFPFGVWMTYKALTDSQLFDAEKYKALFKPITKRFSKSKEHTRYQ, encoded by the coding sequence ATGTTAAAAATACTAGACCGATATATCATAAAAACCTTCTTTGGACCGTTTTTCTTTATATTCAGCGTATTGTTTTTCATATTTATTGTAAACATTATCTGGGTTCAGTTGGGGCAGTTTATGGGCAAAGGATTAAGCTATTGGCAGATTCTTAAATTGCTGTTCTACCTTGGGGTGAGTGTAATAAGTATGGTTTTACCGCTTACCATCCTTTTGGCGAGTATTATGTCTTTCGGTGAATTTGGGGAACGGTACGAGCTTGCTGCAATGAAGGCTGCCGGAATTTCTTTAACCAGAGTAATGATGCCTCTTTTGGGAGTTTCTACTGCGCTGGCAATTATGCTGTTTTTCTTTTCGAATAATATCATTCCGGATTTCCAGAGAAAGGCAAAGAATATGCTTTTTAATATTGCTCAGACAAAACCAGCACTGAACTTTACTCCCGGACAGTTTATCGATCAGCTTCCCGGTTACATGGTGAAGTTTGATAAAATTTACGGTGAAAACGGCGAAAATATTGAAGGCGTTTTCGTTCACAGAAAAGCGAGTACGTACGAAAATCAGCAATCGATTGTAGCACAAAAAGGGAAATTTGTTCCTGCTGCCAACAAGAATTATTTAAAATTAGTTCTTTACAACGGATATATTTTTGAAGATGATTTTGGAGGAAAAGGAGATAATGTAAGGTTAAAACAGCCCGACCAGGCAATTAAATTTGATACATTAACATCGCATTTTGATATTAGTGAAATCATTAATAAAGCTATCGAGGAAGAGCAGATTACAGATGATTACCGTTTCCAGACCTTCAATCAGCTTAATAAAACGATTGATAAAAGCAAGAAGGATAACGAAATATTCTTTATTTCAGCGAGTAATGATGCCCTAAACCAAGCCAATTCTGTCATAACATATATGGATCAGAATAAATCTAAAGCAGTTCCAAAAGCTCAGATTAAACTAGATACCGTAAAAAGTGACAAAAAACTGGATATGATCTATAACGCTCATAACAGATTGGATAATTTAAAAACAACTTTAGAAACAAAAAATAACGATATAAGCCCGAATGTAAAATACTTTAGTAAAGTGGTTATTTATCAGCAAAGAATTGTGACCTATTCATTCACATGTATTATATTCTTTCTTATCGGAGCGAGTTTGGGCTCAATCATCAGAAAAGGAGGAATGGGACTTCCTGTCATCATTGCGATTGTAATTTTCATTATATTTTACATTATAAATGTTGGGGTTGAAAACATTGCCTGGGCAGGAAAAATGAACCCTTATCTGGCGGCCTGGCTTCCGAATATCATTCTTTTCCCTTTTGGAGTTTGGATGACCTATAAGGCGCTTACCGATTCGCAATTGTTTGATGCTGAAAAATACAAGGCACTATTCAAACCTATTACAAAAAGGTTCTCGAAAAGTAAAGAGCATACGAGATATCAATAG
- a CDS encoding phage holin family protein, with protein sequence MIETIKEYASKRIDLLKIEATEKSSLSAGIIAYLTILLTAFAFFIILFNFGMAFLIGKALDNTSYGFLIVAAFYFVVMILVVLFKTKIVNSVADQVIKFLNH encoded by the coding sequence ATGATAGAAACTATAAAAGAATACGCATCTAAGAGAATAGATCTTCTAAAGATTGAAGCTACAGAAAAGTCTTCTCTTTCTGCCGGTATCATTGCCTATCTTACCATATTACTTACTGCTTTTGCTTTTTTTATCATCCTTTTTAACTTTGGGATGGCATTTCTTATAGGCAAAGCTTTAGATAATACTTCTTATGGATTTTTAATTGTTGCTGCCTTTTACTTTGTAGTTATGATTCTTGTTGTTCTCTTTAAAACCAAAATCGTAAATTCGGTAGCAGATCAGGTAATTAAATTTTTAAATCATTAA
- a CDS encoding YtxH domain-containing protein, with protein sequence MSRKGNNSAGILAGLLAGAAAGVILGMLYAPEEGKETRKKIKTKASDLKDQAKEKYGEVSEKVKDQYGNISSTFKETANNVAHTMKDGYDKYKDQIVSKTTDVVKNVEAELNDLKK encoded by the coding sequence ATGTCTAGAAAAGGAAACAATTCAGCAGGTATATTAGCGGGGCTTCTTGCAGGTGCTGCAGCAGGTGTAATTTTAGGAATGCTTTATGCTCCGGAAGAGGGAAAAGAAACTAGAAAAAAAATTAAAACTAAAGCTAGCGATCTTAAAGATCAGGCTAAAGAAAAGTATGGAGAAGTTTCTGAAAAAGTGAAAGACCAGTATGGTAACATTTCATCGACTTTTAAAGAAACAGCTAATAATGTAGCTCATACAATGAAAGATGGTTACGATAAATACAAAGATCAAATCGTTTCTAAAACTACAGATGTAGTAAAAAATGTAGAGGCAGAATTGAACGATCTTAAGAAATAA
- the pyrH gene encoding UMP kinase, giving the protein MKYKRILLKLSGEALMGNRQYGIDTERLQEYAVEIKKVVERGCEIAIVIGGGNIFRGVAGAAKGMDRVQGDYMGMLATVINGMALQGALEDAGIKTRLQSAIEMDKVAEPFIKRRAVRHLEKGRVVIFGAGTGNPYFTTDTAATLRAIEIGADVILKGTRVDGIYDSDPETNADAVKYNSLSFDEVFEKNLKVMDMTAFTLSHENKLPIIVFDMNKEGNLVKIVEGENVGTLVNL; this is encoded by the coding sequence ATGAAATATAAAAGAATCCTTCTAAAACTTAGTGGTGAAGCCTTAATGGGGAACAGACAATATGGTATTGATACTGAAAGACTACAAGAATACGCAGTTGAGATAAAAAAAGTAGTGGAAAGAGGTTGTGAAATTGCCATTGTAATTGGAGGAGGAAATATTTTCCGTGGAGTAGCCGGTGCTGCGAAAGGAATGGACAGAGTACAGGGAGATTACATGGGAATGCTTGCTACTGTAATCAACGGAATGGCTCTGCAAGGTGCTTTGGAAGATGCAGGAATCAAAACAAGACTTCAATCTGCTATCGAAATGGATAAAGTTGCTGAACCTTTTATCAAAAGACGCGCTGTGAGACACCTTGAGAAAGGTAGAGTAGTGATCTTTGGAGCGGGAACAGGAAATCCTTATTTTACAACTGATACAGCTGCAACGCTGAGAGCAATCGAGATCGGAGCTGATGTTATCTTAAAAGGAACAAGAGTAGACGGTATCTACGACAGCGATCCTGAAACGAATGCAGATGCTGTAAAATATAATTCTTTATCTTTCGATGAAGTTTTTGAAAAAAATCTTAAAGTAATGGACATGACTGCGTTCACTTTAAGTCACGAAAATAAATTACCGATCATCGTATTTGATATGAATAAAGAAGGTAATTTGGTGAAGATTGTTGAAGGAGAAAATGTTGGAACTTTAGTTAATTTGTAA
- the cmk gene encoding (d)CMP kinase, with product MKKPVIAIDGYSSTGKSSISKVIADKLGIVHLDTGALYRGITWFALQNCLNDNGAINLEGLFSSLDEIQLEFKNNDGELVLYLNHIDISKQIRSNEVSANVSLIAKQKEVRDFLLHSQRSLAEKGGIIMDGRDIGTVVLPNADFKFFLTASIDERTKRRYNELLSMGIEAEEQQVKENLIIRDKIDSEREIAPLKQADDAIVIDNTNLTKKETIESILSFIKNF from the coding sequence ATGAAAAAACCTGTAATAGCTATCGATGGGTACTCGTCTACCGGAAAAAGTTCAATCTCCAAGGTCATTGCCGACAAATTAGGAATTGTTCATCTGGATACAGGTGCACTTTACAGAGGTATTACCTGGTTTGCACTTCAAAACTGTCTTAATGATAATGGGGCTATCAATTTGGAAGGATTATTCTCTTCTTTAGATGAAATTCAGCTTGAGTTTAAAAATAACGATGGAGAATTGGTTCTTTATCTTAATCATATTGATATTTCTAAACAAATCAGAAGCAATGAAGTTTCTGCAAATGTAAGCTTAATCGCAAAACAAAAAGAAGTAAGAGACTTTTTACTCCACTCCCAACGTTCTCTGGCAGAAAAAGGCGGGATTATTATGGACGGACGTGACATCGGGACAGTAGTTCTGCCAAATGCGGACTTCAAATTTTTCCTTACTGCCAGTATTGACGAAAGAACAAAAAGAAGATACAACGAACTTTTAAGCATGGGAATCGAAGCCGAAGAACAGCAGGTAAAGGAAAACCTCATTATTCGTGATAAGATAGACAGCGAGAGGGAAATCGCCCCATTGAAGCAGGCTGACGATGCCATTGTGATTGACAATACCAACCTCACGAAAAAAGAAACTATTGAAAGTATTCTTTCCTTTATTAAAAACTTTTAA